The following proteins come from a genomic window of Pseudomonas putida:
- a CDS encoding ribonuclease G, whose translation MSEEILINITPMESRVAVVENGVLQEVHVERTQRRGIVGNIYKGKVVRVLPGMQAAFVDIGLERAAFIHASEISQREGSAVENITALVHEGQALVVQVTKDPIGTKGARLTTQLSIPSRYLVYMPRSSHVGISLKIEDEAERDRLKQVVSDCMDSENIKDAGGFILRTAAEGARAEEILQDIRYLRRLWEQIGTQIKTCGAPTVIYEDLGLALRTLRDLVNPKIEKIRIDSRETFQKTTQFVGELMPEIADRLEHYPGERPIFDLYGVEDEIQRALERKVPLKSGGYLVVDPAEAMTTIDVNTGAFVGHRNLEETIFKTNLEAATAIARQLRLRNIGGIIIIDFIDMEDEDHQRQVLRTLEKQLERDHAKTNIIGITELGLVQMTRKRTRESLEQVLCEPCLACQGRGKLKTPETICYEIFREILREARAYQAEGYRVLANQKVVDRLLDEESGNVAELEAFIGRTIRFQVESMYSQEQYDVVLL comes from the coding sequence ATGAGTGAAGAGATCCTGATCAACATCACCCCGATGGAGTCACGTGTGGCGGTGGTGGAAAACGGGGTGCTGCAGGAAGTGCACGTCGAGCGCACCCAGCGCCGTGGCATCGTCGGTAATATCTACAAGGGCAAGGTGGTGCGTGTGCTGCCAGGCATGCAGGCGGCCTTCGTCGACATCGGCCTTGAGCGCGCTGCGTTTATCCATGCCTCGGAAATTTCCCAGCGTGAAGGCTCGGCGGTAGAGAACATCACCGCACTGGTACACGAAGGGCAGGCCCTGGTGGTGCAGGTGACCAAGGACCCGATCGGCACCAAGGGTGCGCGCCTGACCACTCAGCTATCAATTCCGTCGCGCTACCTGGTGTACATGCCGCGCAGCAGTCATGTCGGTATTTCGCTGAAAATCGAGGACGAAGCCGAGCGTGATCGCCTCAAGCAGGTGGTCAGCGACTGCATGGATAGCGAGAACATCAAGGATGCCGGCGGCTTCATCCTGCGCACCGCCGCCGAAGGTGCGCGTGCCGAGGAGATCTTGCAGGACATTCGCTACCTGCGCCGCCTGTGGGAGCAAATTGGCACCCAGATCAAGACCTGCGGCGCGCCCACGGTCATTTACGAAGACCTTGGCCTGGCCCTGCGTACCCTGCGCGACCTGGTCAACCCGAAGATCGAGAAGATCCGCATCGACTCGCGGGAAACCTTCCAGAAGACTACACAGTTCGTCGGCGAGTTGATGCCGGAAATTGCCGACCGCCTCGAACATTACCCGGGCGAGCGCCCGATCTTTGACCTGTACGGCGTCGAAGACGAGATCCAGCGGGCCCTTGAGCGCAAGGTGCCGTTGAAGTCCGGCGGCTATCTGGTGGTCGACCCGGCCGAAGCGATGACCACCATTGATGTCAACACCGGGGCTTTCGTCGGCCACCGCAACCTCGAAGAAACCATCTTCAAGACCAACCTCGAGGCCGCTACCGCCATCGCCCGACAACTGCGCCTGCGCAACATTGGCGGCATCATCATCATCGACTTCATCGACATGGAAGACGAAGATCACCAGCGCCAGGTACTGCGTACCCTGGAAAAACAGCTGGAGCGCGATCATGCCAAGACCAACATCATTGGCATCACCGAGTTGGGCCTGGTGCAGATGACCCGCAAGCGCACGCGGGAAAGCCTGGAGCAGGTGCTTTGCGAGCCGTGCCTGGCCTGTCAGGGCCGCGGCAAGCTGAAAACACCCGAGACCATCTGTTACGAAATATTCCGCGAGATCCTGCGGGAGGCCCGTGCCTATCAGGCTGAAGGCTACCGTGTGCTGGCCAACCAGAAGGTGGTCGACCGCCTGCTGGATGAAGAATCAGGCAACGTGGCGGAACTGGAGGCCTTCATCGGTCGAACCATTCGCTTCCAGGTCGAGTCGATGTATTCGCAGGAACAATACGACGTGGTGCTGCTCTGA
- a CDS encoding TIGR02099 family protein: MAMGRLNRVLVALTRWGLGICALLTVLVALYVSLGRELVPLVAEYRADVESKAEQALGLPVHVGALEGHWSGLAPVLRVRDLQLGEGAKALRLDEVMVVPDIWASLTAREVRLARIQLGGLQLILRENEQGAWSLEGLPKKDDAPLDPADLLQRLRQLGRIDVFDSLVTLHPWQRDPLTLTYVSAGVQAGATRQALDLRATLPDGQPLALSLNSHMSAEAWRDGEVEAYLSLPQSDWAHWLPPRVLGQWHADTLRAGGEFWVNWGKGQLQRAVVRLNAPRLEGAYAGRKAANLNNLAFGAWFQRREQGFDVVVDSLAMDLGKARWESHLQLQQRPGQNAADESWQLQADRLDLTPLTPLIDALAPLPDKVKDVVDGLKVTGTLRNVRLEARPKAEGDQRLQFAANLEKVGFDAYHNAPAAGNVSGSIRGDLGHGELRLDTDAFMLHLYPIFAKPWHYQKANARLTWTLDKDGFTLVAPYLKVLGEEGKIAGDFLIRLLFEEGREDYMDLRVGLTEGDGRYTAKYLPEVLSPALDEWLRSAIVKGAVDEGYFQYQGSLNHGAAPEARSISLFFKVHDAALDFQPGWPQVQHVDGDVFIEDSGVRIMARRGVLLDTKVSDVKVDIPHVDGDQHSHLYLDGDFDGSLGDGLKILKEAPIGTGEIFAGWEGEGPLKGKVKLDIPLTHGQRPKVQVDFATSDARLKVAPPSLELNRLKGDFSFDFDKGLSGKGISLQAFGKPVTARITAEGQAGQMQTRINANGQVSLKTLTDWLQFNQALPASGDLPYQLQLSLGSRDNRLSVTSSLKGLAIDLPAPFGKAAADTRDSRFNMSLQGPERQFDAAYADLARFAYAAPAEKLTQGRGELVLGTGDARVPVSQGLRVRGRLETLDLAPWQEKAAQLAGDDPGGSARQNLQSVDLSIGQLKAFGMDLNQAVVRLARAGPAWDLRLDSKEVIGNARVPDAKGAPMVVRMQTLRLPAASAAEQQAEDGPDPLSSFDPRKVPALDLSIDKLYRGDDLYGSASIKLRPTARGVKASDIDLDLKGLRIDGGGGWEGETGKTSSWYKGRLDGKNLADVLKAWGFAPTVTSRDFRLDVDGRWPGSPAAVGLKRFSGSLDAALRTGQFVEVEGSAQALRVFGLLNFNSIGRRLRLDFSDLFDKGLAYDRVKGLLVASSGVYVTRKPITVTGPSSNFELDGTLDMVSDRVDADLQVSLPVTNNLPLAALIVGAPAVGGALFLVDRLIGDRVSRFASVHYRVEGPWKEPRITFVKPFEKSR; encoded by the coding sequence ATGGCCATGGGACGTCTGAACCGCGTTCTTGTCGCTCTGACCCGCTGGGGGTTGGGCATATGTGCCCTGCTGACAGTATTGGTAGCGCTATATGTCAGCCTTGGCCGTGAACTGGTGCCGCTGGTAGCCGAGTACCGTGCCGATGTAGAAAGCAAGGCCGAGCAGGCGCTGGGCCTGCCCGTGCATGTCGGTGCCCTGGAAGGGCACTGGAGCGGACTGGCCCCCGTGTTGCGGGTGCGCGACCTGCAATTGGGCGAAGGCGCCAAGGCGCTGCGGCTGGACGAGGTCATGGTGGTGCCCGACATCTGGGCCAGCCTTACCGCCCGCGAAGTGCGCCTGGCGCGTATTCAGCTGGGCGGGCTGCAACTGATCCTTCGCGAGAACGAGCAGGGCGCCTGGAGCCTCGAAGGCCTACCTAAAAAGGACGATGCACCGCTGGACCCTGCCGACCTGCTGCAGCGCTTGCGCCAGCTGGGGCGCATCGATGTGTTCGACAGTCTGGTCACCCTGCACCCCTGGCAGCGCGACCCGCTGACCCTGACTTATGTGAGTGCCGGCGTGCAGGCCGGTGCCACACGCCAGGCCTTGGACCTGCGTGCCACCCTGCCCGACGGCCAGCCCCTGGCGCTGAGCCTGAACAGCCATATGTCGGCCGAAGCTTGGCGCGATGGCGAGGTAGAAGCCTATTTGAGCCTGCCGCAAAGTGACTGGGCACATTGGCTGCCGCCCCGGGTGTTGGGGCAGTGGCATGCTGATACCCTGCGGGCAGGCGGTGAGTTCTGGGTCAACTGGGGCAAGGGACAGTTGCAACGGGCCGTCGTACGGCTCAATGCTCCCAGGCTGGAGGGCGCCTATGCCGGGCGCAAGGCTGCCAACCTGAATAATCTGGCTTTTGGTGCGTGGTTCCAGCGGCGGGAGCAAGGCTTCGACGTAGTCGTCGACTCGTTGGCCATGGACCTCGGTAAGGCTCGCTGGGAGTCTCACCTGCAGTTGCAGCAGCGCCCTGGCCAGAACGCAGCCGATGAAAGCTGGCAGTTACAGGCGGACCGCCTCGACCTCACACCGCTGACCCCGCTGATCGATGCCCTGGCACCGCTGCCGGACAAGGTAAAGGATGTGGTCGATGGCTTGAAGGTAACCGGTACGTTGCGCAATGTGCGCCTCGAGGCCAGGCCCAAGGCCGAGGGTGACCAGCGCCTGCAGTTTGCAGCCAACCTGGAGAAAGTAGGCTTCGATGCTTATCACAACGCCCCGGCGGCCGGTAACGTCAGTGGCAGCATCAGGGGTGATCTGGGCCATGGCGAGCTGCGCCTGGATACCGATGCGTTCATGCTGCATCTGTACCCGATCTTCGCCAAGCCCTGGCACTACCAGAAGGCGAATGCGCGCCTGACCTGGACTTTGGACAAAGACGGTTTCACCCTGGTTGCGCCCTACCTCAAGGTGCTGGGCGAAGAGGGCAAGATCGCCGGTGACTTCCTGATTCGCCTGTTGTTCGAGGAGGGCCGCGAGGACTACATGGACCTGCGCGTCGGCCTGACCGAAGGCGATGGCCGTTATACCGCCAAGTACCTGCCCGAAGTGCTCAGCCCGGCGCTCGACGAATGGCTGCGCAGCGCTATCGTCAAAGGTGCCGTGGACGAGGGTTATTTCCAGTATCAGGGCTCGCTGAACCATGGCGCAGCGCCGGAAGCGCGCAGCATCAGCCTGTTCTTCAAGGTGCATGACGCCGCCCTGGACTTCCAGCCTGGTTGGCCACAGGTGCAGCATGTGGATGGCGATGTGTTCATCGAGGACAGTGGCGTGCGCATCATGGCCCGGCGAGGCGTGCTGCTCGACACCAAGGTCAGCGATGTGAAAGTCGATATCCCGCATGTTGACGGTGACCAGCACAGCCACCTTTATCTGGACGGCGACTTCGACGGTAGCCTGGGTGATGGCCTGAAGATTCTCAAGGAAGCGCCCATCGGCACCGGTGAGATTTTTGCCGGCTGGGAAGGTGAGGGGCCGCTGAAGGGCAAGGTCAAGCTCGATATCCCGCTGACCCATGGGCAGCGCCCAAAAGTGCAGGTGGACTTCGCCACCAGTGACGCGCGCCTGAAGGTTGCCCCGCCGAGCCTGGAGTTGAACCGCCTGAAGGGCGACTTCAGCTTCGACTTCGACAAGGGCCTGAGTGGCAAGGGCATCAGCCTACAGGCCTTCGGCAAGCCGGTAACGGCTCGAATCACCGCTGAAGGTCAGGCTGGGCAGATGCAGACCCGCATCAATGCCAATGGCCAGGTATCGCTCAAGACGCTGACTGACTGGCTGCAATTCAACCAGGCTTTGCCGGCATCCGGTGACCTGCCGTATCAGTTGCAGCTCAGTCTGGGGAGCCGGGACAACCGCCTGAGTGTCACTTCCAGCCTCAAGGGCCTGGCCATCGACTTGCCGGCTCCGTTCGGCAAAGCGGCAGCAGATACCCGTGACAGCCGTTTCAACATGAGCCTTCAGGGCCCGGAGCGGCAATTCGATGCCGCCTACGCCGACCTTGCCCGCTTTGCCTATGCTGCGCCGGCCGAAAAGTTGACTCAGGGCCGTGGCGAGCTGGTGCTGGGTACAGGCGACGCCCGGGTACCTGTCAGCCAAGGGCTGAGGGTGCGCGGGCGCCTGGAGACCCTGGACCTGGCCCCTTGGCAGGAAAAGGCTGCCCAGCTTGCTGGCGACGACCCGGGTGGCAGCGCGCGGCAGAACTTGCAAAGCGTCGACCTGAGCATCGGCCAGTTGAAAGCCTTCGGCATGGACCTGAACCAGGCCGTAGTTCGCCTGGCCCGGGCCGGGCCAGCCTGGGATTTGCGCCTCGACAGCAAGGAGGTCATCGGTAACGCACGCGTACCGGATGCCAAGGGCGCGCCCATGGTCGTGCGCATGCAGACCTTGCGCCTGCCTGCCGCCAGCGCCGCTGAACAGCAGGCTGAAGACGGGCCCGACCCGCTGTCCTCGTTCGATCCGCGCAAAGTCCCGGCACTGGACCTGAGCATCGACAAGCTTTATCGAGGTGACGATCTTTACGGCAGCGCCTCGATCAAGCTGCGGCCGACCGCACGTGGCGTCAAGGCCAGTGATATCGACCTCGACCTCAAGGGGTTGCGCATTGATGGCGGTGGTGGCTGGGAGGGTGAAACGGGCAAAACCAGCAGTTGGTACAAAGGGCGCCTTGATGGCAAGAACCTGGCGGATGTGCTCAAAGCCTGGGGCTTTGCCCCGACTGTGACCAGCCGCGACTTCCGCCTGGATGTGGATGGCCGCTGGCCGGGTTCGCCGGCCGCGGTGGGCCTGAAACGCTTCTCGGGCAGCCTGGATGCAGCGCTGCGCACCGGCCAGTTCGTCGAGGTCGAAGGCAGTGCACAGGCACTGCGGGTGTTCGGCCTGCTCAACTTCAACTCGATTGGCCGTCGCCTGCGTCTGGACTTTTCCGACCTGTTTGACAAGGGCCTGGCCTATGACCGGGTCAAGGGCTTGCTGGTGGCCAGTAGTGGCGTCTACGTAACCCGCAAACCGATTACCGTGACCGGCCCGTCGAGCAACTTCGAGCTCGACGGCACGCTGGACATGGTCAGCGACCGGGTCGATGCCGACCTGCAGGTGAGCCTGCCGGTGACCAACAACCTGCCGCTGGCAGCGTTGATCGTCGGCGCGCCAGCTGTGGGTGGCGCACTGTTCCTGGTCGATCGGCTGATCGGTGACCGCGTGTCACGCTTTGCCAGCGTGCACTACCGTGTCGAAGGGCCATGGAAAGAGCCTAGAATCACATTTGTGAAACCTTTCGAAAAATCCCGCTAG